The Gillisia sp. Hel_I_86 genome has a segment encoding these proteins:
- a CDS encoding helix-turn-helix domain-containing protein — protein MSIKTFTELDLEDLKTIIKNAVASELQNFKDFKPPGAANRKENLLSRKEAKELLQASYTTLWNYSNQGFLKPKKIGGRVYYLKSEILSYLENENAQSKTWEG, from the coding sequence ATGAGTATAAAAACATTTACAGAATTAGATCTTGAAGATCTAAAAACTATTATTAAGAATGCAGTAGCTTCAGAACTGCAAAATTTTAAGGATTTTAAGCCTCCAGGTGCAGCTAATCGAAAAGAGAATCTACTCAGCCGGAAAGAAGCTAAAGAACTCTTACAAGCGTCCTACACAACTTTATGGAACTATAGTAATCAAGGTTTTCTTAAACCAAAGAAAATTGGAGGAAGAGTTTATTATTTAAAGAGCGAAATCCTTTCTTATTTAGAAAATGAAAATGCTCAATCTAAAACCTGGGAAGGATGA